From the genome of Alicyclobacillus sp. SO9:
GTGAATAATTATAAATTCGGCAAATTCCGCACTCACCTTGCCTTCTCAATCTCTCAACCAAGTAGTACAATGGGGAAAAGTCGAAATGGTGGTTGAATTTGGAGAATGGATAGCTTGGGAGCCAAAATTAGAATGTTGCGTAAGGCACGCCACATGACGCAGCAAGAACTGGGCGGTACTTTAATCTCGGCCAGTATGGTAAGCCAAATTGAAGCAAACCGAGCGCTGCCGTCGGAAACCGTACTTGAATCTATCTCGAAAGCGCTGGGAGTCTCCAAAAGCTTCTTCAAAGATGAGTTTCATGTTCATGAGAGTACCCAACGATACAGACGTGCAAAAACTCTGATGGATGGGAATCAGTATCACGAGGCGTTGGAATTGTATGTAACGCTCATTGCTTCTCCGCCGCCGCAAGTGCGTTTGTTTACGTTATACACTGAGACTGCCCAATGCTATCAGCACATAGGCGATCTCGAAAATGCAACACAAATGTACAACTATGCCGCTGAAGCTGCGCTTGAATCTGATGAAGCGGCCGTTGCCGTCCACTCATACTACCAATTGGGAACGCTGCAACGAAAGAGAGAAAAGCTCCGGCTGGCTCGTATGTACTGGTTTCGTGGTCAGCAGTTGCTGCTGCGACACAAAGACTTGAAAATGCCCATCTCAATGAAAATTCATGCAAATCTTGGACGCATTTTATACATGTTGGGGGAATACAGAGCTGCATTTGAAAGCTATCAGCATGCCCTCGACGAAGCTCAGAACTACTCAGCAACTTTGGATCTGGCCATTGTGTACCACGGCTTAGCCAACGTGCGTGTCAAACTGCGCGAATTCGGGAAAGCCACCGAAGATACAAATCGTGCGGTTGCGCTGTATGAATCCGTACGACATATGCGAGGCCG
Proteins encoded in this window:
- a CDS encoding tetratricopeptide repeat protein; this translates as MGAKIRMLRKARHMTQQELGGTLISASMVSQIEANRALPSETVLESISKALGVSKSFFKDEFHVHESTQRYRRAKTLMDGNQYHEALELYVTLIASPPPQVRLFTLYTETAQCYQHIGDLENATQMYNYAAEAALESDEAAVAVHSYYQLGTLQRKREKLRLARMYWFRGQQLLLRHKDLKMPISMKIHANLGRILYMLGEYRAAFESYQHALDEAQNYSATLDLAIVYHGLANVRVKLREFGKATEDTNRAVALYESVRHMRGRNQCKINLAVILREKQEYEQALQTIDECLKDSEFSQDTFRHAFALSERGLCLVKLNRINEAIQDGVQATFMVQSDRQLQSSLYLALAHIYYNAQMPAKTLEVVSKILELGTSGLPYDEKKQLYGLQLESDLQVRQLAGAISAGVDYLQV